DNA sequence from the Tenacibaculum mesophilum genome:
ATAAGTATGGAAATATATGATTTAAGTTTAAATAAATTAGGAGAAGTTGCTACTACTCGTTTCTTATCAGGAAACACCTGGGCATACTCTTTTATTACTTCAAATTTTTCAACCTATATTCCAAGTACAGGGAATTACTTTTTAAGATTAAAAGGTTTTACAACAGGTGAATTAAGATACAGTCCTTATCAGAAAATCAATATAATAAAATAATAGATGAAAAAAATATTCTTACTAAGTGTATTAACTTTGTTAACAATAACAATACAAGCACAACAAACTCTTTTTGAAGCACTAGAAAACAATGGAGATGGAGCTACCTACCAAGGTTTTGGTGGTTTAGTAGCTAAAGGCGATGGTACTTATAATTTTAATACAGACTATCTGCCTGTTAAAATTGAATTAGAGCGCACCCCATCGGGCATTCCTGTTGGTTTTGAAGCTAGATTTATTAGTGAAAACAAACGAGCTTTTCGTGAAACCGAACTAAGTGATTATGGCACCATAGACAATTATGTGTATCCTATGAGTATAAAACACGGTTATACAAAAAAAGGTTATATGGTAATTGATGATTTACTATTTGAATTAAGAAAAATATACGACGGAAGTGCCCCTAGTATGGAAAATGTAACTTCGGTTTATGTGCTTGTAAAAGACAGAAAAGCTACAGCTAAAACTCCTAAAAAGAAAAAGGGAGGGTTCCTTTCTAGAATGAAAGCTAAAATTAAATCAGCCAGAAACTCATCAGTCCCTTCTTCACCTACTTACAAATATCTTACATCTTTAAACCTCGATAAAAAGTTTAACGACTATGTAGTTGCTATGAAAAAAAAGCAAGCAATACCTTTAACAGCAAAAGACAAAGCTAAAATAGGCGCTATTAAAAAAGCAAAAAAAATGGATGCTGATGAAATAAAACGTTACAATGATTCTATCAGAGCCACTCCTGAATACAAAAAATTGAAAGAGCATCAAGCTCGTATGAAAGCTATGGATGAGGGAAATGCTTTAACAACCGTAACTTTTATAAACCGAACTGGTAAAGATATTTATGTTTTTAAAGCGGGTAGTAAAAACTCAACCACTATAAGAGCCAATAGCTCTTCTAAATTTAATTGTTCTTACAGTTATTCTTATAAATTTAATCCAAATAGTGGTGGTTCGGGTTTACAATTGTACAATGCTAATTCTGGCTGCGAAAGGTCAGTAATCGTAAAATAACATGAAATTTTTCAACTATATTCTCGTATTTATATTCCCCATTACAGTCTATACTCAAAATGAAGTACCTACTAAAAATATTAATGGTCTTTATCATTTACTTGAAGGAGAAAGAACTGTTGGAAATAAGCAAACCAAAACTAAGTTTTTTCAATATAGCTTATTAGGTACTACAAAAACAGTAGCCGTAGCTGCTTGTAAAAAATGTATCCCTGCAATTTACAAATATCAAGAAGCAGAAAGTAAAGAGCTGAACAGGCCAGTTTTTTATAATAATATTGGTCTTTTTTTAATTTCATATGATAAAGAAAGTTTTGTTATGGTAATGGCAGCCAATAAGCAAGATGCAGATTGGACTAACTTTGCATACAGTAATTTTTATAGTAAAAATTACACAAAAGTAAAAGCAATGTCTCAAAAAAAAATTAAAGAATTTATTGTACGAATAGCAAATTAGTAATCGTCTTTCATAAAACATGCCCCCTAAAAATCAATTGATTTTTAGGGGGTTCATGGTTTATCTTGAATTTACATTTTCAATTTACAAACTCAATTTACTCTTCGTAAACTGTTTTTTTAAAATATCTACATATAAAAGTACTCTTGTACTATTAATTAAAAAAAGATCAAAATGAAATTATTTAAAAAAGGGATATTACTAAGCTTTATTGCTATTCAGCTTATTTCTTGTAGTAAAGACGATGAACCACAAAATACACCTCCTGTAATTAAAGCACAAAGCTTCGCCGTAGCAGAAGATAAAGCAGCTAACACCAAAATAGGTATTATTACTGCTACCGATGTTAATAAAGACGACTTAACATTTAAAATTACTAAAAATGACAACAACTTATTTGCTGTTAATGTTTCTGGAGAACTAAGCATTGCTGCTAACAAAAGTTTAGACTATGAAACCCAAACCAAACACGAAATTACGGTTGAAGTAAGTGATGGTAAAGACAAAGCTTCTGCCACTATGACCATCAATGTCACCGATGTAGTTGAAAATGAAGCCCCAAAAATTAACGATCAAAGTTTTGAGGTTTCAGAAGATGCGACTACAGGGGTTACCTTAGCAACTGTAATTGCCTCAGACCCTAATAATGACACAATCACTTTTACTCTTGATGACAATAGTCTTTTTACATTCACCTCTACAAATGAAGGAAAGCTACAGTTGGCTACGGGAAAGTCTCTTGATTTTGAATCTAAGAACAAACATGAACTAAAGATAACTGTTAGTGATGGAGTTTACACCAGTACAGCAACAATCACTATAAATATTACAGATGTAAATGAGGCTCCAGCTATTACCGACAGCTCCTTTGTTAATGACGTGGCAGAAAATATAAATGATGATGATATTATTGCTGAAATAGTTGCTGTTGATCCTGAAAATGATGTTATTAATTACAGTATTACCTCAGACCCTGATCAACTTTTTGAAATTGACAATCAGGGAAAAATCACGTTAAAAACAGGTAAATCATTAGATTACGAAACAAATACTTCTCATACCATTACCGTAAGAGTTACAGATGATAAAGCCTTATTTACCGAAGAAACATTTACAATAAAAGTAACCGATGTAGATGAAAACGGAAGCAGTGCCACTGTAAGTACTTTCTCAGGATCTACCAGTGGTAGCTCTGGCGATAGGGACGGTATTAATGCCCTTTTTAATTCACCAGGAGGTATTGCAGAACATGGAGGGTTGTATTATGTGGCAGATGAAATGAACCATAGGATTAGAAGAATAAACAGAAATACGCTAGAAGTAACAACCTTTGCTGGTTCTACCCAAGGCTTTGCAGACGGCAATGGTTCGGCTGCTATGTTCAATGCCCCCAGAGATATTATTGTTGATAGCCATGGAACGGTTTATG
Encoded proteins:
- a CDS encoding cadherin domain-containing protein; its protein translation is MKLFKKGILLSFIAIQLISCSKDDEPQNTPPVIKAQSFAVAEDKAANTKIGIITATDVNKDDLTFKITKNDNNLFAVNVSGELSIAANKSLDYETQTKHEITVEVSDGKDKASATMTINVTDVVENEAPKINDQSFEVSEDATTGVTLATVIASDPNNDTITFTLDDNSLFTFTSTNEGKLQLATGKSLDFESKNKHELKITVSDGVYTSTATITINITDVNEAPAITDSSFVNDVAENINDDDIIAEIVAVDPENDVINYSITSDPDQLFEIDNQGKITLKTGKSLDYETNTSHTITVRVTDDKALFTEETFTIKVTDVDENGSSATVSTFSGSTSGSSGDRDGINALFNSPGGIAEHGGLYYVADEMNHRIRRINRNTLEVTTFAGSTQGFADGNGSAAMFNAPRDIIVDSHGTVYVADTGNNVIRKITPAGEVTTFAGSGNFGNVDATGTAASFSNPSGLCFSGSDIYVADSGNHTIRRITPSAVVTTYAGSPGNAGYVNGDRIAEARFNNPVDITVDTRGTFYVSDNGNHVIRTINGGVTVRLHAGDPNSFGFQDGAVNTGKLNSPQQITIGGSGITDLYIADRGNHAIRKVTSVVTSGGGGFGTSRLELVTVAGGNGRGNTDGSGNTAQLNFPYGIISDSDAPATSVIITNWHSLRRIEE